From Penaeus vannamei isolate JL-2024 chromosome 37, ASM4276789v1, whole genome shotgun sequence, one genomic window encodes:
- the LOC113804702 gene encoding 1,5-anhydro-D-fructose reductase-like isoform X1, with product MAQVTNLKFFNGREMPMVGLGTWQARDEEVRQAVQLALECGYRHFDTATLYQNEEAIGDVLSKWISEGKVAREELFITTKLPTIGNRAEDVPKFLTTSLKKLQLTYVDLYLIHFPVGCKGKDENDLQPRDSEGKVVLDMSTDHKSLWKAMEEQVDAGRAKSIGISNFNSEQIERIMKFCRIQPANHQVEIHAFHQQRELRAVCHKHNITMCAYGPLGAPYKEKTKEKTVLQDPVVTSIAARLGKTPAQILLRHLIQLNIVVIPKSSNPERLKQNFQVFDFKLSDKDMRDLDNLDQGKDGKLFIFTESMIGVENHPEFPFKIPF from the exons GCAAGAGATGAGGAAGTGCGTCAGGCCGTCCAGCTGGCCCTCGAATGTGGCTACAGGCATTTTGACACTGCCACGCTGTATCAGAATGAGGAGGCCATTGGTGACGTGCTCAGCAAGTGGATCTCAGAAGGAAAGGTCGCCAGGGAGGAGCTATTCATCACAACAAAG cttcCAACAATTGGCAACAGAGCTGAAGACGTGCCTAAATTCCTGACAACTTCATTGAAGAAATTGCAACTGACCTACGTTGACCTTTATCTTATACACTTTCCAGTTGGATGTAAAG gaaaggatgaaaatgacCTGCAACCCAGAGACTCTGAAGGGAAAGTTGTCCTTGATATGAGCACTGATCACAAGAGTCTGTGGAAAGCCATGGAGGAACAG GTGGATGCTGGAAGAGCTAAATCAATTGGAATTTCAAACTTCAACAGTGAACAAATTGAGAGGATTATGAAAT TTTGCCGCATCCAGCCAGCTAACCACCAGGTGGAAATTCACGCATTTCATCAACAGCGGGAGTTGCGAGCTGTTTGCCATAAGCATAATATTACTATGTGTGCTTACGGGCCCCTTGGTGCTCCTTATAAGGAAAA AACCAAAGAAAAAACAGTCCTGCAGGATCCTGTGGTAACCTCGATAGCTGCTCGTCTAGGCAAGACACCAGCACAGATCCTCCTGCGGCACTTGATCCAGTTGAACATTGTTGTCATACCCAAGTCCTCGAACCCAGAACGTCTGAAGCAGAACTTCCAG gtaTTTGACTTCAAACTGAGCGATAAAGACATGAGAGATCTAGATAACTTAGAccaagggaaagatggaaaactCTTCATCTTTACTGAATCCATGATCGG tgttGAAAACCATCCTGAATTCCCATTCAAAATTCCATTTTAG
- the LOC113804702 gene encoding 1,5-anhydro-D-fructose reductase-like isoform X2, whose protein sequence is MSQVPHITFCNGQKIPIIGLGTWQARDEEVRQAVQLALECGYRHFDTATLYQNEEAIGDVLSKWISEGKVAREELFITTKLPTIGNRAEDVPKFLTTSLKKLQLTYVDLYLIHFPVGCKGKDENDLQPRDSEGKVVLDMSTDHKSLWKAMEEQVDAGRAKSIGISNFNSEQIERIMKFCRIQPANHQVEIHAFHQQRELRAVCHKHNITMCAYGPLGAPYKEKTKEKTVLQDPVVTSIAARLGKTPAQILLRHLIQLNIVVIPKSSNPERLKQNFQVFDFKLSDKDMRDLDNLDQGKDGKLFIFTESMIGVENHPEFPFKIPF, encoded by the exons ATGTCGCAAGTTCCACACATCACTTTCTGCAATGGCCAAAAAATCCCTATAATTGGCCTAGGAACGTGGCAG GCAAGAGATGAGGAAGTGCGTCAGGCCGTCCAGCTGGCCCTCGAATGTGGCTACAGGCATTTTGACACTGCCACGCTGTATCAGAATGAGGAGGCCATTGGTGACGTGCTCAGCAAGTGGATCTCAGAAGGAAAGGTCGCCAGGGAGGAGCTATTCATCACAACAAAG cttcCAACAATTGGCAACAGAGCTGAAGACGTGCCTAAATTCCTGACAACTTCATTGAAGAAATTGCAACTGACCTACGTTGACCTTTATCTTATACACTTTCCAGTTGGATGTAAAG gaaaggatgaaaatgacCTGCAACCCAGAGACTCTGAAGGGAAAGTTGTCCTTGATATGAGCACTGATCACAAGAGTCTGTGGAAAGCCATGGAGGAACAG GTGGATGCTGGAAGAGCTAAATCAATTGGAATTTCAAACTTCAACAGTGAACAAATTGAGAGGATTATGAAAT TTTGCCGCATCCAGCCAGCTAACCACCAGGTGGAAATTCACGCATTTCATCAACAGCGGGAGTTGCGAGCTGTTTGCCATAAGCATAATATTACTATGTGTGCTTACGGGCCCCTTGGTGCTCCTTATAAGGAAAA AACCAAAGAAAAAACAGTCCTGCAGGATCCTGTGGTAACCTCGATAGCTGCTCGTCTAGGCAAGACACCAGCACAGATCCTCCTGCGGCACTTGATCCAGTTGAACATTGTTGTCATACCCAAGTCCTCGAACCCAGAACGTCTGAAGCAGAACTTCCAG gtaTTTGACTTCAAACTGAGCGATAAAGACATGAGAGATCTAGATAACTTAGAccaagggaaagatggaaaactCTTCATCTTTACTGAATCCATGATCGG tgttGAAAACCATCCTGAATTCCCATTCAAAATTCCATTTTAG